One Mycobacterium sp. SMC-4 DNA window includes the following coding sequences:
- a CDS encoding GbsR/MarR family transcriptional regulator, with product MADSSDQGSASAAEELALVLTNHGLQRMMARVLAALLFTEQPTMTMGELAEQLQASAGAVSGALKMLTSVGLVERVPVPTSRRDHYRLRDDAWAVLYTNQNEVIAAFREAADVGVAVSGPDSVAGRRLAEMREFYDFLLAEIPPVLDRWRAERHRS from the coding sequence ATGGCCGACTCCTCTGATCAGGGCAGCGCCTCCGCTGCCGAAGAACTCGCCTTGGTTCTCACCAACCACGGTCTCCAACGGATGATGGCCCGCGTCCTGGCCGCTCTGCTGTTCACCGAACAACCCACAATGACGATGGGCGAGCTGGCCGAGCAGCTCCAGGCGAGTGCAGGCGCGGTGTCCGGCGCGCTCAAGATGCTGACCTCCGTCGGACTGGTCGAGCGGGTGCCGGTGCCCACCAGCCGACGCGACCACTACCGACTGCGTGACGACGCGTGGGCGGTGCTCTACACGAACCAGAACGAGGTGATCGCGGCATTCCGCGAGGCCGCCGACGTTGGCGTCGCCGTCTCGGGACCGGACAGCGTCGCCGGTCGCCGGCTGGCCGAGATGCGCGAGTTCTACGACTTTCTCCTCGCTGAGATCCCCCCCGTACTGGATCGGTGGCGCGCCGAGCGGCACAGATCCTGA
- a CDS encoding APC family permease produces MSKLSTVARRLVLGRPFRSDRLSHTLLPKRVALPVFASDALSSTAYAPEEIFLVLSLAGLAAYSMAPWIGLAVAVVMLIVIASYRQNVHAYPSGGGDYEVVSTNLGPTAGLTVASALLVDYVLTVAVSMSSAMSNIGSAVPFINEHKVLFAVTAILLLAAVNMRGVRESGTAFAIPTYAFMAGMVIMLGWGFFQIYVLGTPLRAESAGFEMHAEHGDVVGLALIFLVARAFSSGSAALTGVEAISNGVPAFRKPKSRNAATTLLLLGVIAVTVFMGIILLARAVGVQIAERPHEQLVGAPADYHQKTLIAQLADTVFHGFPLGLYLIAGVTALILVLAANTAFNGFPVLGSILAQDRFLPRQLHTRGDRLAFSNGILFLAFGAIAFVVAFQAEVTALIQLYIVGVFVSFTMSQIGMVRHWTRLLRTETDTEMRRRMMRSRAINTVGLICTGSVLVIVIVTKFMTGAWIAILAMAALFGIMKLIHRHYAAVSRELEFRAEEAEDIVLPSRNHAVVLVSNVHLPTLRALAYARATRPDTLEAITVSVDDAETRELVHKWENSDISVPLKVIASPYREITRPVLDYVKRLGKDSPRTVVTVFIPEYVVGHWWEQVLHNQSALRLKGRLLFEPNVMVTSVPWQLSSSERLKKLAPQSAPGDARRGFLD; encoded by the coding sequence GTGTCCAAGCTTTCGACCGTTGCGCGTCGGCTCGTCCTCGGCAGGCCATTCCGCAGCGACCGGCTGTCGCACACGTTGCTGCCCAAGCGCGTCGCCCTGCCGGTCTTCGCCTCCGATGCGCTGTCGTCGACGGCCTACGCCCCGGAGGAGATCTTCCTGGTGCTGTCGCTGGCCGGTCTGGCTGCGTACTCGATGGCTCCGTGGATCGGTCTGGCCGTCGCGGTGGTCATGCTGATCGTGATCGCGAGCTATCGGCAGAACGTGCACGCCTACCCGTCCGGGGGCGGCGACTACGAGGTCGTCAGTACCAACCTCGGTCCGACCGCCGGGCTGACCGTCGCCAGTGCGCTGCTGGTGGACTATGTGCTGACCGTCGCGGTGTCGATGTCCTCGGCGATGTCGAACATCGGCTCGGCCGTTCCGTTCATCAACGAGCACAAGGTGTTGTTCGCCGTCACAGCGATCCTGCTCCTGGCCGCAGTGAACATGCGCGGTGTCCGGGAATCCGGAACTGCCTTCGCGATCCCCACCTACGCCTTCATGGCCGGCATGGTGATCATGTTGGGCTGGGGCTTCTTTCAGATCTACGTGCTGGGCACACCGCTGCGTGCGGAGTCGGCCGGTTTCGAGATGCATGCCGAACACGGCGACGTGGTGGGTCTCGCCCTGATCTTCCTGGTGGCCCGGGCGTTTTCCTCCGGCAGCGCCGCGCTGACCGGTGTGGAGGCGATCAGCAACGGGGTGCCGGCATTTCGTAAGCCGAAGTCCCGTAACGCTGCCACCACACTGCTGCTGCTCGGCGTCATCGCGGTCACGGTGTTCATGGGAATCATTCTGTTGGCCAGGGCCGTCGGCGTGCAGATCGCCGAGCGCCCGCACGAACAACTCGTCGGTGCGCCGGCCGACTACCACCAGAAGACGCTCATCGCGCAGCTCGCCGACACCGTCTTCCATGGTTTTCCGCTCGGGCTGTACCTGATCGCCGGTGTCACGGCGCTGATCCTGGTGTTGGCAGCCAACACCGCGTTCAACGGCTTCCCGGTGCTCGGGTCGATCCTGGCCCAGGATCGCTTCCTGCCGCGTCAGCTCCACACCCGCGGTGACCGGTTGGCCTTCTCCAACGGCATCCTGTTTCTCGCCTTCGGGGCGATCGCGTTCGTCGTGGCGTTTCAGGCCGAGGTCACCGCGCTGATCCAGCTCTACATCGTCGGGGTGTTCGTGTCGTTCACGATGAGCCAGATCGGCATGGTCCGGCATTGGACCCGACTGCTGCGCACCGAAACCGACACCGAGATGCGGCGCCGGATGATGCGCTCCCGGGCCATCAACACCGTCGGACTGATCTGCACCGGGAGCGTCCTGGTCATCGTGATCGTGACGAAGTTCATGACCGGTGCATGGATCGCGATCCTGGCGATGGCCGCGTTGTTCGGGATCATGAAGCTGATCCACCGGCACTACGCCGCGGTCAGCCGCGAGCTCGAATTCCGCGCCGAGGAGGCCGAGGACATCGTGCTTCCCAGCCGCAACCACGCCGTGGTGTTGGTATCCAACGTCCACCTGCCCACGCTGCGGGCATTGGCTTATGCCCGTGCGACTCGTCCGGACACCCTCGAGGCCATCACCGTCAGCGTCGACGACGCCGAAACCCGAGAGCTGGTGCACAAGTGGGAGAACAGCGACATCAGTGTGCCGTTGAAGGTGATCGCGTCGCCCTACCGCGAAATCACCCGGCCGGTGCTCGATTACGTCAAGCGGCTCGGCAAGGATTCGCCACGCACCGTGGTCACTGTGTTCATCCCTGAGTACGTCGTCGGCCACTGGTGGGAACAGGTGCTGCACAATCAGAGCGCGTTACGGCTGAAGGGCCGACTGCTGTTCGAGCCCAACGTGATGGTGACCTCGGTGCCGTGGCAGCTGTCATCCTCGGAACGGCTGAAGAAGCTGGCTCCGCAGTCGGCCCCGGGTGACGCGCGCAGGGGGTTCCTGGATTGA
- a CDS encoding TrkA family potassium uptake protein produces the protein MKVAIAGAGAVGRSIARELVDGHDVTLLERNPEHIDVTAIPAAHWRLGDACELSLLESVKLEEFDVVIAATGDDKANVVLSLLSKTEFAVPRVVARVNDPRNEWLFDEAWGVDVAVSTPRMLASLVEEAVSVGDLVRLMEFRKGQANLVEITLPDDTPWGGKPVKRLDLPRDAALVTILRGARVIVPEADEPLEGGDELLFVAVAEVENQLREQLRRPPGR, from the coding sequence GTGAAGGTCGCCATCGCCGGAGCAGGAGCCGTCGGACGGTCCATCGCCCGCGAGCTCGTCGACGGGCACGATGTCACGTTGTTGGAGCGCAACCCCGAACACATCGACGTCACCGCCATTCCCGCCGCACACTGGCGCCTGGGTGATGCGTGCGAGCTCAGTCTGCTGGAGTCGGTCAAGCTCGAGGAGTTCGACGTGGTGATCGCGGCCACCGGCGACGACAAGGCCAACGTCGTGCTCAGCCTGCTGTCCAAGACCGAGTTCGCGGTGCCGCGCGTGGTCGCCAGGGTCAACGATCCCCGCAATGAGTGGCTTTTCGACGAAGCCTGGGGTGTCGATGTCGCGGTCTCGACCCCGCGGATGCTCGCCTCGCTGGTCGAGGAAGCGGTCTCGGTCGGTGATCTGGTGCGGCTCATGGAGTTCCGCAAGGGACAGGCCAACCTGGTCGAAATCACCCTGCCCGACGACACCCCGTGGGGCGGCAAGCCGGTCAAACGGCTGGACCTGCCTCGCGACGCAGCGCTGGTCACCATCCTGCGCGGCGCACGCGTCATCGTTCCCGAGGCTGACGAACCGCTCGAAGGCGGAGATGAGCTGCTGTTCGTGGCGGTGGCTGAGGTCGAGAATCAGTTGCGCGAGCAACTGCGGCGCCCACCCGGCCGCTGA
- the dut gene encoding dUTP diphosphatase: MSTSLAVVRLDRGLPLPSRAHDGDAGVDLFSAEDVELAPGARALVSTGIAVAIPVGMVGLVHPRSGLAARVGLSIVNSPGTIDAGYRGEVKVSLINLDPATPIAIRRGDRIAQLLVQRVELPELVEVTSFDEAGLTATARGEGGHGSSGGHASL, from the coding sequence GTGTCCACCTCTCTGGCGGTAGTGCGACTGGATCGCGGGTTGCCGCTGCCCAGCCGCGCACACGACGGCGATGCCGGGGTCGATCTCTTCAGCGCCGAGGACGTCGAGCTTGCCCCCGGCGCGCGGGCGCTGGTCTCGACCGGGATCGCGGTGGCAATTCCGGTCGGCATGGTCGGGCTGGTCCATCCGCGTTCTGGATTGGCTGCGCGGGTGGGTCTTTCGATCGTGAACAGTCCGGGCACCATCGACGCTGGCTATCGCGGCGAGGTCAAGGTGTCGTTGATCAACCTGGACCCGGCCACGCCGATCGCGATCCGGCGCGGGGATCGCATCGCCCAACTGCTGGTGCAGCGCGTGGAACTGCCCGAGTTGGTCGAGGTGACATCGTTCGACGAGGCGGGTTTGACCGCAACCGCTCGCGGCGAGGGTGGCCACGGGTCATCGGGGGGACACGCGAGCTTGTGA
- a CDS encoding DUF3710 domain-containing protein, translating into MALRRHRKDEDDSAPAQHGEVDEELEGPFDIDDFDDPAVAEVARLDLGSVLIPMPEGGQVQVEINETGVPSAIWVVTPNGRFTIAAYAAPKSAGLWREVAAELAESLRKDVSRVSIEDGPWGREVVGTAGEGAAVVRFIGVDGYRWMVRCVVNGPADRINALCEQARNALADTVVRRGDTPLPVRTPLAVQLPEPMAAQLAAAQEQAAAQQAQASGQPVPPPEQQQSPQPAARQGAMGSAMQQLRTSMGG; encoded by the coding sequence ATGGCATTGAGACGACACCGCAAGGACGAGGACGACAGCGCGCCGGCGCAGCACGGCGAGGTCGACGAAGAGCTCGAGGGCCCGTTCGACATCGACGACTTCGATGATCCGGCAGTGGCCGAGGTGGCCCGGCTGGATCTAGGGTCGGTGCTGATCCCGATGCCCGAAGGTGGTCAGGTCCAGGTCGAGATCAACGAAACCGGCGTGCCGAGCGCGATCTGGGTGGTCACGCCGAACGGACGGTTCACCATCGCGGCGTACGCGGCACCCAAGTCGGCCGGCCTGTGGCGCGAGGTGGCTGCCGAGCTGGCTGAGTCGTTGCGCAAGGACGTGTCGCGGGTCAGCATCGAGGACGGCCCATGGGGGCGCGAAGTCGTCGGAACCGCGGGCGAGGGCGCGGCGGTCGTGCGCTTCATCGGGGTCGACGGTTACCGCTGGATGGTCCGCTGCGTGGTCAACGGTCCGGCCGACCGCATCAACGCACTGTGTGAGCAGGCACGAAACGCACTGGCCGATACCGTGGTCCGCCGCGGTGACACCCCGTTGCCGGTGCGCACTCCGCTGGCCGTGCAGTTGCCCGAGCCGATGGCCGCCCAGCTGGCCGCGGCCCAGGAGCAGGCCGCCGCGCAGCAGGCGCAGGCCTCGGGTCAGCCCGTTCCGCCGCCAGAGCAGCAACAGTCACCACAGCCGGCGGCGCGCCAGGGCGCGATGGGATCGGCGATGCAGCAGCTGCGCACCAGCATGGGCGGCTGA
- a CDS encoding OB-fold nucleic acid binding domain-containing protein, with protein sequence MATAEGYLRRLTRRLTEDPEQLDVEELSEDVANTGAHKAIDCQRGQEVTMIGTLRSVECNGKSCAGGVKAELFDGTDSVMLVWLGQRRIPGIESGRTLKVHGRVGKLDNGAKAIYNPHYEIQK encoded by the coding sequence ATGGCCACGGCCGAGGGTTACCTGCGACGGCTCACCCGCCGGTTGACCGAGGACCCGGAACAACTCGACGTCGAGGAGTTGTCCGAAGATGTCGCCAATACCGGCGCGCACAAGGCGATCGACTGCCAGCGCGGCCAGGAAGTGACGATGATCGGCACCCTGCGCAGCGTGGAGTGCAACGGCAAGAGCTGCGCGGGCGGAGTGAAAGCCGAACTATTCGACGGCACCGACTCGGTCATGCTGGTCTGGCTGGGCCAGCGGCGCATCCCGGGTATCGAATCGGGAAGGACGCTGAAGGTGCACGGTCGGGTGGGCAAACTCGACAACGGCGCCAAGGCGATCTACAACCCGCACTACGAGATCCAGAAGTGA
- a CDS encoding alpha/beta fold hydrolase — translation MSVDLRGVTIVLLPGTGSDEEFVARAFSAPLRGIGAVVVTPPPQPDRLIAGYRDALAGAAHRGPIAVGGVSIGGAVALAWALAHPEQTVAVLAALPAWSGEPTTAAAAQAARYSARALRRDGLTATTAQMRASSPRWLADELTRSWAAQWPALPAAMDEAAGYTAPCLTDLRRLRAPLAVVSAVDDAVHPLKVGVEWAAAAPRAALRTVTLDQIGADPAVLGRQCLAALADTDASDSG, via the coding sequence ATGTCGGTCGACCTCCGCGGCGTCACCATCGTCCTGCTGCCCGGAACCGGATCCGACGAGGAATTCGTCGCTCGGGCTTTTTCGGCACCACTGCGGGGCATCGGCGCGGTGGTGGTGACGCCGCCACCGCAACCCGACCGGCTCATCGCTGGGTACCGCGACGCGCTGGCGGGGGCGGCACACAGGGGTCCGATCGCCGTCGGCGGGGTGTCCATCGGCGGCGCGGTCGCGCTGGCCTGGGCGCTTGCACACCCTGAGCAGACGGTGGCGGTGCTGGCAGCGCTGCCGGCCTGGTCGGGCGAACCCACCACCGCTGCGGCCGCGCAGGCGGCCCGCTATTCGGCCCGAGCGCTGCGGCGCGACGGACTCACGGCAACCACGGCACAGATGCGAGCATCCAGTCCGCGCTGGCTGGCCGACGAGCTCACCCGCTCCTGGGCCGCGCAGTGGCCGGCGCTGCCCGCGGCGATGGACGAGGCGGCCGGTTACACCGCGCCCTGCCTCACCGACCTGAGGCGACTCCGGGCGCCGTTGGCGGTGGTGTCTGCCGTCGACGACGCCGTTCACCCGCTCAAGGTGGGGGTCGAATGGGCCGCCGCGGCGCCACGCGCGGCACTTCGCACCGTCACGCTGGATCAGATCGGCGCCGATCCGGCCGTGCTGGGCAGGCAGTGCCTGGCGGCGTTGGCCGATACCGACGCGTCGGATTCGGGCTAG
- a CDS encoding polysaccharide pyruvyl transferase family protein: protein MTPTSRADAHVASADHEIIYLLAPCGHPNYGDEFIVRAWLRHLARVRPRAEVIVDCHTPGQAAVLLADAHPTVTFVDTMWRICFQTAELPISEAVAVASAVVSDPGRMPTLVSGIELLTRADSVHLVGGGYINAVWPHHLVLVATAAAVAERSGARLFATGQGLIPVGGPERQALLIEAAQRFDKFDVRDDSSYDALVELGESRSHTGDDAWLGVNDPDVYDQASEAVRRDVVLCLQSDLMEDFAGGRGIDGLVEVASELVKTWRLDGADVAFVEGIPGADRVVFDRIAHLLPGIEFVPFSHLWRAGLPARPGQTWVTTRFHHHLLAAARGASGIALAGRTDYYPLKHLTLARCGSRWLVTGSGDLPDAPVRAGGFASETVEAMARRKCALADELYPRRPRGLRRVVRALRAASPG, encoded by the coding sequence GTGACGCCGACGTCCCGGGCCGACGCGCATGTCGCGTCGGCCGACCACGAGATCATCTACCTGCTCGCTCCCTGTGGCCACCCGAACTACGGCGACGAGTTCATCGTGCGCGCGTGGCTGCGCCACCTGGCCCGGGTCCGGCCGAGAGCCGAGGTCATCGTGGACTGCCACACTCCAGGGCAGGCCGCAGTGCTGCTGGCCGACGCACACCCCACCGTCACTTTCGTCGACACGATGTGGCGGATCTGCTTTCAGACCGCGGAGCTGCCGATCTCCGAGGCCGTCGCGGTCGCGTCCGCTGTGGTCAGCGATCCCGGCCGGATGCCCACCCTGGTCTCCGGCATCGAACTGCTCACCCGGGCCGACTCGGTGCATCTGGTCGGCGGGGGCTACATCAACGCAGTGTGGCCACATCACCTGGTGCTGGTGGCGACCGCGGCCGCCGTCGCCGAACGGTCCGGCGCCCGGCTCTTCGCGACCGGCCAAGGACTGATCCCGGTGGGCGGCCCGGAGCGACAGGCGCTGCTGATCGAAGCCGCGCAACGGTTCGACAAGTTCGACGTTCGCGACGACTCCTCATACGACGCTCTCGTCGAGCTTGGCGAGAGCCGGTCGCACACCGGCGACGACGCCTGGCTCGGCGTCAACGACCCCGACGTCTACGACCAAGCCAGTGAGGCCGTTCGCCGTGACGTCGTGTTGTGCCTGCAGAGCGACTTGATGGAGGACTTCGCGGGTGGCCGCGGCATCGACGGCCTGGTCGAGGTGGCGTCCGAACTGGTCAAAACCTGGCGGCTGGACGGCGCCGATGTGGCCTTCGTCGAGGGAATCCCAGGCGCTGACCGCGTCGTGTTCGACCGAATCGCCCACCTGCTGCCAGGAATCGAGTTCGTACCATTCAGCCACCTGTGGCGGGCCGGGCTACCCGCGCGCCCCGGCCAGACCTGGGTCACCACCCGCTTCCACCACCACCTGCTCGCCGCGGCGCGCGGGGCCAGCGGCATCGCGCTGGCCGGACGCACCGATTACTACCCGCTCAAACACCTCACCCTGGCACGGTGCGGCTCACGCTGGCTGGTTACCGGCTCCGGGGACCTGCCCGATGCGCCGGTGCGTGCCGGTGGATTCGCCTCGGAGACCGTCGAAGCGATGGCACGTCGAAAGTGTGCGCTGGCCGACGAGCTCTATCCGCGGCGGCCGCGCGGGCTGCGGCGGGTCGTGCGGGCGTTGCGCGCCGCCAGTCCCGGATAG
- a CDS encoding class I SAM-dependent RNA methyltransferase, translating into MSDDTAADELVVHTGAAANGGSCVARHDGRVVFVRYALPGETVRVRITDKRSAYWNAEVVEVLDAAPGRVDPICPISGADQAGCCDLSFVEPSAARRIKGSVVANQLVRLGDYHWRDEADARAEPVGAGAATGWRTRVRLATSADGRAGFHRYHSADLVHRLECAQLPAGMLAGLGDTRWLPGAAVHVAVDDDGVRHVVTAGRRGGRKTAVVEGGYEAVQRVAGRTWRIPVTAFWQAHRDAPDLYCSLVVEWAGLAPGMTAWDLYGGAGIFAAGLAQAVGEGGQVITVDTSRGASRSARSALADLGWVTVVNDSVRRALGAQSRRADVAVLDPPRTGAGRDVIELLAASGVPRVIHIGCEAASFARDIGLYRASGYEVESLRVFDSFPLTHHVECIAALTRTRRR; encoded by the coding sequence TTGAGTGACGACACCGCGGCCGACGAACTGGTGGTGCACACCGGGGCTGCCGCCAACGGCGGCAGTTGTGTGGCCCGCCACGACGGGCGGGTGGTGTTCGTGCGATACGCGTTGCCGGGGGAGACCGTTCGTGTTCGGATCACCGATAAGCGATCCGCGTACTGGAACGCCGAGGTGGTCGAGGTGCTCGACGCGGCCCCCGGACGAGTCGACCCGATCTGCCCGATATCCGGTGCCGATCAGGCCGGATGCTGCGACCTTTCGTTCGTCGAACCGTCGGCCGCGCGCCGGATCAAGGGGTCTGTGGTCGCCAATCAACTTGTCCGCCTCGGCGATTACCACTGGCGAGACGAGGCTGATGCACGCGCTGAACCCGTCGGTGCGGGCGCTGCGACCGGGTGGCGCACCCGAGTGCGGCTGGCCACCTCGGCCGACGGTCGCGCGGGGTTCCACCGTTATCACAGCGCCGATCTGGTGCATCGCCTCGAGTGCGCGCAACTGCCCGCCGGCATGCTTGCCGGCCTCGGTGATACGCGTTGGCTACCCGGGGCGGCTGTGCATGTCGCCGTGGACGACGATGGGGTGCGCCACGTGGTGACCGCGGGCCGGCGCGGCGGTCGCAAGACCGCAGTGGTCGAAGGCGGATACGAAGCCGTGCAGCGGGTCGCCGGGCGCACCTGGCGGATCCCGGTCACCGCGTTCTGGCAGGCCCACCGCGACGCGCCCGATCTGTACTGCAGTCTGGTGGTCGAGTGGGCAGGGTTGGCGCCGGGGATGACGGCCTGGGACCTTTATGGCGGCGCGGGTATCTTCGCTGCGGGTCTGGCGCAGGCGGTGGGGGAAGGCGGGCAGGTGATCACCGTCGACACGTCGCGCGGCGCCTCTCGGTCAGCGCGCAGCGCGCTCGCCGATCTGGGCTGGGTCACCGTGGTCAACGATTCTGTGCGCCGGGCGCTGGGCGCGCAGAGTCGTCGCGCCGACGTCGCGGTGCTGGACCCGCCGCGCACCGGGGCGGGTCGCGACGTAATCGAGTTGCTGGCGGCTTCCGGTGTCCCCCGAGTCATCCATATCGGTTGTGAGGCAGCATCGTTCGCGCGCGACATTGGGCTGTACCGGGCGTCCGGCTACGAGGTCGAGTCGCTGCGGGTGTTCGACTCGTTTCCGCTCACCCACCATGTCGAGTGCATCGCTGCGCTGACCCGAACGCGGCGCCGATGA
- a CDS encoding DUF3093 domain-containing protein, producing the protein MSDTRATTQMVRYRERLWVPWWWWPPAMGVAAVIAVVFQRGLPGLPDWVPFATLLVVAGVILTWLGRLEVRVVESAGQTQLWVGGAHLPTDVMARTAEVPKTAKSAALGRQLDPAAYVVHRAWVGPMVLVVLDDPDDPTPYWLVSTKHPDKVLAALQK; encoded by the coding sequence GTGTCCGACACGCGCGCCACGACGCAAATGGTTCGCTACCGGGAGCGGCTGTGGGTTCCCTGGTGGTGGTGGCCGCCGGCGATGGGCGTGGCCGCGGTGATCGCTGTGGTGTTCCAACGGGGCCTGCCCGGGTTGCCGGACTGGGTGCCGTTCGCCACGCTGCTGGTGGTTGCCGGCGTCATCCTGACCTGGCTGGGCCGCCTTGAGGTGCGCGTCGTGGAATCCGCCGGACAGACGCAGCTGTGGGTCGGCGGAGCGCACCTGCCGACCGACGTGATGGCGCGTACCGCCGAAGTGCCGAAGACGGCCAAATCCGCTGCGCTGGGGCGACAACTGGACCCCGCAGCCTACGTCGTCCACCGCGCATGGGTGGGCCCGATGGTCCTGGTGGTACTCGACGACCCGGATGACCCAACCCCGTATTGGCTGGTCAGCACCAAGCATCCGGACAAAGTGCTGGCCGCGTTGCAGAAGTAG
- a CDS encoding DUF3159 domain-containing protein — protein MSEPDTESGTQSSPSRGAAVLEQMGGISGLIYSSLPVVVFVPVSSAFGLMPAIFAALSVATVILIWRLARRESAQPAISGFFAVGISALIAYLVGASKGYFLLGIWTSLFWAVVFAVSVMIRRPVVGYIWGWVSSADRDWRDVGAAVRAFDLATLVWVLVFASRFVVQRHLYDADQTGWLGVARIGMGWPLTAVAALVTYLAIRSAQRAVRNHRAHADDPAGEVVREQD, from the coding sequence GTGAGCGAACCGGACACTGAGTCGGGCACGCAGAGCTCACCGTCGCGAGGCGCGGCGGTTCTCGAGCAGATGGGCGGCATCAGCGGCCTGATCTACTCGTCGTTGCCCGTTGTCGTGTTCGTGCCGGTCTCCTCGGCGTTCGGCCTGATGCCGGCGATTTTCGCTGCGCTGAGCGTGGCCACCGTGATCCTGATCTGGCGGCTGGCCCGGCGGGAGTCGGCGCAGCCGGCCATCTCCGGTTTCTTCGCCGTCGGGATCAGCGCGCTCATCGCCTACCTGGTGGGTGCGTCCAAGGGCTATTTTCTGCTCGGGATCTGGACGTCGCTGTTCTGGGCGGTTGTGTTCGCCGTCTCGGTGATGATCCGCCGCCCTGTCGTGGGCTACATCTGGGGCTGGGTCAGTTCTGCCGATCGCGACTGGCGTGACGTGGGCGCCGCGGTGCGGGCGTTCGATCTGGCGACGTTGGTGTGGGTGTTGGTGTTCGCATCTCGGTTCGTGGTGCAGCGCCACCTCTACGATGCCGACCAGACGGGATGGCTGGGTGTGGCCCGCATCGGGATGGGTTGGCCGCTGACCGCGGTGGCGGCACTGGTGACCTATCTGGCCATTCGATCGGCGCAGCGCGCGGTCCGAAACCATCGGGCCCACGCCGACGACCCCGCCGGCGAAGTGGTCAGGGAGCAGGACTGA
- a CDS encoding DUF4193 domain-containing protein → MATDYDAPRRTETDDVSEDSLEELKARRNEAQSAVVDVDESETAESFELPGADLSGEELSVRVIPKQADEFTCSSCFLVHHRSRLASEKNGMMICSDCAA, encoded by the coding sequence ATGGCTACTGATTACGACGCCCCAAGGCGCACCGAGACCGACGACGTTTCCGAGGACTCACTCGAGGAACTGAAGGCGCGGCGCAACGAAGCTCAGTCGGCTGTCGTTGACGTCGACGAGTCTGAAACCGCTGAATCTTTCGAGCTGCCCGGCGCCGATCTCTCCGGCGAAGAACTGTCGGTACGGGTGATTCCCAAACAGGCCGACGAGTTCACCTGTTCGAGCTGTTTCCTGGTCCACCACCGCAGCCGACTGGCCAGTGAGAAGAACGGCATGATGATCTGCTCGGACTGCGCGGCCTGA
- a CDS encoding TrkA family potassium uptake protein encodes MRVVVMGCGRVGASLADSLTRIGHDVAVIDRDSTAFHRLSPEFPGERVLGMGFDRDVLVRAGIEHAAAFAAVSSGDNSNIISARVARETFGVQRVVARIYDAKRAAVYERLGIPTVATVPWTTDRLLNVLLRETETTKWRDPSGNVGVTELALHEGWMGRRITDLEAATSGRVAFLIRFGAGLLPDAKTVVQSGDQVYMAAVSGHIAEALAIAALPPNEDSEG; translated from the coding sequence GTGCGCGTAGTGGTGATGGGATGTGGCCGCGTCGGCGCGTCCCTGGCAGACAGCCTGACCAGGATCGGCCATGACGTCGCGGTGATCGATCGCGACAGTACGGCCTTCCACCGGCTCTCCCCCGAGTTCCCCGGAGAACGGGTGCTGGGCATGGGCTTCGACCGCGACGTCCTGGTGCGCGCCGGCATCGAACACGCCGCTGCCTTTGCGGCCGTGTCCTCGGGCGACAACTCGAACATCATCTCCGCTCGGGTGGCGCGCGAGACGTTCGGCGTGCAGCGCGTGGTGGCGCGCATCTACGACGCCAAACGCGCCGCGGTCTACGAGCGCCTGGGCATCCCCACCGTGGCCACCGTGCCGTGGACCACCGACCGGCTGCTCAACGTGCTGCTCCGCGAGACTGAGACCACCAAATGGCGCGACCCCAGCGGCAACGTCGGAGTGACCGAGCTGGCGCTGCACGAAGGGTGGATGGGCAGGCGCATCACCGATCTGGAGGCCGCGACGTCGGGCCGGGTGGCGTTCTTGATCCGATTCGGTGCGGGACTGCTGCCCGACGCCAAGACCGTCGTGCAATCCGGCGACCAGGTGTACATGGCTGCCGTCTCCGGGCACATCGCCGAGGCGCTGGCCATCGCTGCTCTGCCGCCCAACGAGGACTCGGAGGGCTGA